GTGGACATCCTCGCGCGTCCCGAGCCGTACAGCGGGCGGCTGGAGCTGCTCATCGCCGACGATGGCCCGGGCTTCCCGCCGGAGCGACTGCAGGCCCCCATCGAAGGGCTCTCCACCACCAAGCCGAACGGTACGGGGCTGGGCCTGTACACCTCCGAGTGCCTCATCCGCGCGAGCGGGGGCACGCTGGAGCGCAACAACCGCCCCGGTGGAGGGGCACAGCTGCGCATCCTCCTTCCCCGAGAGTTGAGATGAGCGCGGGCGCCGTCTTCCAGGAGGCCCTGCGAGAGCTGCGCCGGTACGGCCTTCCGGAAGAGGCCGAGCGCAATGTCCTGGCGGCGATGGAAGCGGGACGGCCGGGGCCGCTGGCGCTGCTGTACGTGGCGGGAGCCGAGGCGGGGCTGGGACGCGAGGTGCTGCTGAGGCGCGCCGCGGGCCTCTTCTTCTGCGCGTGCGCGGCCAACCTCGCGGACGACCTGGCGGACGGCGAGTGCTCGTACCTCGCGGAGCCCTGGCGGGTGGGGCCCGGGGTGCAATTCACGTTGCAGTCGCTGTGCTTCGCCGCGCTGGCCCGGTCGGAGGTCCCCGCGCCGGTGCTGGCGGAAGCGGCGGATGCCATGGTGACGGCGGCGGGGCTGCAGGTGCTCGAGGTGCATACCCCCACGTGGACGGCCGCGCGCTACGAGCAGGTGGCCGAGGGCATCGCGGGGAAGCAGTGGGCGCTGTACCTGCGGGTGCTGTGGGAGGGAACGGCGCTGGCGGGACAGGCGGTGGAGGTGGGGAGGAGCCTGGGCGTGGCGGCGCACGTGGCCGAGGACATCCGCTCGGGAGACCCCCGCTTCCACGGCATGACCGAGGAGGACCAGCACGCAGTGCTGGCCTGGGCTCGGGTGGCGGTGGACATCGTGCGCCGCGCGGCCCTGAGCAGCCTGGACGCGGTGCTGCGCACGGTGGAGCCCCTGCTCAACAGGCACGCCTGACCAACCCAACCCCTCTCCCTCCGGGAGAGGGAGATAGTGGAGGGAGAGAGTGGTTTCCTCCTCGGCGGCAGGGCAGACAGGCAGGCACACTCCTACGAGCATCCCCATCTTCATCCTCTCAGAGCACCGGAGGAGCAGATGGAGACCGTCGAGGAATGGAAGGCGGAGCGATCCGAGCCCCTGACGTCGGGCCTGGCCGTGGCGCAGGGCGTCTTCTATATCGCCACCGGGGTGTGGCCCATCGTCCACCTGCGCAGCTTCGAGACCGTGACGGGTCCCAAGCTCGAGGGGTGGCTGGTGAAGACGGTGGGGGCGCTCATCGCCGTCGTCGGGGGCACGCTGCTGGCCGCGGGCCTGCGCCGCCGCGTCAGCTCCGAGCTCAAGATGCTGGCCACGGGCAGCGCCGCGTCGCTCGCGGCGGTGGACGTCATCTACTCGCCCCAGCGCATCTCGCCCGTGTACCTGCTGGATGCGGTCGCCGAGGGCGTGCTCATCACCGGCTGGTGCGTGGCCACGGCACGAGCCAGGAAGCGCCGGAGCATCCAGCCACCCCCGCCCCGCTACACCTCGCCCGAGGACGCGGCCGGCTTCCCCACGTAGCCACCGCGACGACCCTCACGGCGTGAGGAACCAGACCAGCGCCTCGCGGCGGATGTCGGACGGGACGGTGTGGGGTCCCTCGAACTCGCGGTAGCGCACCGCGTAGCCCGCGTCCTTCACCCGCGAGGCGATGCTCCGTCCGCAATCCGCGACGGGCAGCACCGGGTCCTCCGACCCGTGGGAGATGAACAGCTCCGGCCTGCCGCGCAGCACCGCCGGCGCCACGAAGCCCGGCGAGAACGCCGCCACGTGGCTGAACAGGTCCCCGTTGGTGAGTCCCAGGGACAGCGCCAACGACGCCCCGTCCGAGAAGCCCCCGAGGACGAGGTGCCTGGCGTCCACCGCATAGCGCTCGAAGACGTACACCAGCGCCCGGTCGATGAAGGGGACGTCCGGCCCGAACCCCTCATCGAGCAGGACGATGTCCCACGTGTGGACGCGGGACTCCGGCGCCAGCAGGAGGAGACCCGCTCCGTCCGCGAGTTCCAGCCACGGCTCCAGGACCTCGCGCGCGCTGCTCCTCGAACCGTGCAGCATCACCAACAAGGGCGCGGGCCGGTCCGCCCGGTACCCCTCGGGCACGTAGAGGAGCCCGTCCCGCTCACCGCCCAACCCCAGCGGCCGCAGGCCCCGCTCCGGCGCCTCCACCGTGGGAGGCTGGGGACGCGCGAGGAGCCTTCCCACCTCGTACTTCTCACTCGAGCCCGTAGCCGGCGGAACTCCGTCGGCCGGCTCCTTCATGAGCATGTGCTCGCACGCCAGGAAAAGCACCGCCGCGAGACCTCCTCCACCCAGGACGAGCACGACCCACCAGCATGCCCGAACGACGCGGGTGGATACCTTCATGTCATCACCACCAGAGCGGCCCTCACTCCACGGTAGAGCAGACCAGCACCCGGTGGGTGATGTCTACAGGCACACCACGAGCGCGAAGGTGGGTTGTCGGCGCACCGCGCGATGCGGAGCTTGCCTGCCCGACGGCTTCCAGGAGGAAGACAAAATGGCGACACCAAAGCAGGCAGGGGGACAGGCCAGGAAGCGCACGAGCAAGAGCTCGCGCCAGATTGGCTACGCGGTGGTGGGGCTCGGACACTTCGCACAGGACGCGATCCTCCCCGCTTTCAAGAACGCGAGGAAGAACTCGCGGCTGGTGGCGCTCGTGTCCGGCGACCCCCAGAAGCACCGCGCGCTGGGCAAGCGCCACGGCGTCCCCGTGTACACCTATGACCGGTACGAGGAGTGCCTCGCGCTGCCCGAGGTGGACGCGGTCTACATCGCGCTGCCCAACGCCCAGCATGCCGAGTACGCGGTGCGCGCGGCGCGAGCCGGGGCCCATGTGCTGTGCGAGAAGCCCCTGGCGCTCGACGAGAACCAGTGCCTGGAGATGATCCGCGCCGCCGAGGAGAGCGACGTCAAGCTGATGACGGCCTACCGGCTGCACTTCGAGTCGACCAACCTCGCGGCCATGGAGGCGGTGCGCAAGGGGAAGATTGGAGAGCCGCGCCTCTTCAGCTCGTCCTTCAGCTTCCAGATTCAGGGGCCCAACATCCGCATCGACCGCGAGGCGGGCGGAGGGGTGGCGTGGGACATCGGCGTCTACTGCATCAACGCGGCGCGCTACCTCTTCCGCGCGGAGCCGGAGGAGGTGTTCGCCTTCAAGGCCAGGGGGAAGGACGAGCGCTTCGCGGAGACGGAGGAGGGCCTGTCCGCGGTGCTCCGCTTCCCGGAGGACCGGCTGGCCTCGTTCAACCTGAGCTTCGGCGCCGCGCCCACGGCCACCTACCAGCTCGTGGGCACCCAGGGCAGCATCCGCCTGGACAACGCCTACGAGTACAAGGGGAAGATGACCTTCGAGCTGGAGGCGAAGGGCAAGAAGCAGAAGCGCACCCTGCCCCAGCGCGACCAGATCGGCCCGGAGCTGTCCTACTTCAGTGACTGCATCCTGAAGAACCAGGAGGTCGAGCCCGACGGCTGGGAGGGCCTGGCGGACGTGCGCATCGTCCGCGCGCTCTACACGTCGGCGGAGACGGGCCGGCCGGTGCGGCTGGAGCCCTTCGAGAAGCGGCGCAGGCCCACGGCGGAGCAGGAGCAGCGCCGCCCGCCCGTGGAGCCCCCCGAGCCGGTCAACGCCACACCGCCCACCGGCGGGTGAGCGCGGCGCACGCGCGAGGTCCACGAAAGCGCTCCTTCTGCAGCCAGGGTGGATCCTTGGAATCCGAGGGGCGGGAACAGAAAGCAGCGCGGGCGGACAGAGCACTTCCTCCCGCGCGCGGCATGGTGCATCTTCCCGCCCCCCCGCCGCGCGTCGCGGCCTCGTCCAGGAGCCCTCGCATGTTCCGTGCACTCACCCTGGTGAGTCTCCTGTTCTTCTGCCGACCTGTTCAGGCACAGGAAGGACCCCGTCCCACCGTCGTGGATGCCGAGACACTCGCCCGGAAACTGGGTGAGACGACGTGGGGCATGGAGGACCTGCTCTCCGGCAAGGTGGAGGAGATGACCATCACGCTGCGCGTCGAGGAGCTGGACGGGGACGGCAACGTGAAGCACTCCCAGGAGCGGGTGGATCGCCTCACGGTGAGGGACGGCCAGCAGCACCGGGAGATCCTCCAGGCGCGCAAGGATGGCCAGGACGCCACCGAGGCCATGCGCAAGGACCTGGAGGAGCGCCAGCGCAAGGGCCAGGGCCGGGCGGAGTTCAACTCCGTCAACCTGCCCTTCGCCTCGTCCTACCTGTCGCAGCACCGCTTCTCGCTGGCGGGACCCGATCCCAAGGATCCCAAGCGGCTGCGCCTGCGCTTCGAGCCCCGCGCCGACAAGGCCCCCTACGTCCACAAGGGCGAGGCGCTCGTGGACCCGTCCACCGGCCAGCTCGTCCGCCTGAGCTACAGCCCCACGGAGCTGCCGAACATGGCCCACCGCGTCGATGTCCGCATGGACTTCCGCACCTGGCCCGGCGTGGGACAGGTGCTCGACACCCTCCACGTGGACGCCGAGGGCGGCCTGCTCTTCTACAAGAAGCACCTGCGCATCACCGCGCGCTACTCCAACCTGGTGCCCGCCAGCCCCGCCGCGAAGACCTCCGCCGCCTCGCCTTGAGGCCACGCCCGCGCGTCGGGCCATACGCGCTGTCCCAGACATCCGCGCACGCAGTAGGAGCGAAAGCCACCCGTCGCATGTCTGGCTGATAGCAACGGAAAGCCAGACAGATGTGGATTGCACGTGTCAGACCGAGCGCGTAGACACATCCGCGCCCGATGGACGGGCCCACAGCGGAGGAACGTGTGATGAAGCTTCTTGGACGCATCGCGGGGATGATCTGCATGGCGGCGCTGGCCGGCTGCGGCGTGGAGGAGTCGGCCACGGAGAACGTGGCGGAGCTCGGGAGCCAGACGTCGGCGATCATCTGTCCCCAGCTGTCGCCTCCGGGGCCGGGCTTCTGCGAGGACGGCACCATCACGCCCGTCTACGACGGCAAGTGCATCGTCGGCTACGACTGCAACCGGACCGCGGCGGCCATCGTGGCCCCCAGCTGCCCCATCCTGGTGCCCCCGGCCGACAACTTCTGCCCCAACGGCACCATCGTCCCGGTCTACGACAGCAACAAGTGCATCATCGCCTACAGCTGCCAGACCAACACCGTGGCCAGCATCAACCCCGTCATCTGCCCGGAGCTGGTGCCCCCGGCCGACAACTTCTGCCCCAACGGCACCGTCGTTCCGGTCTACGACAGCAACAAGTGCGTCGTGGGCTTCCGCTGCGTGCTGTGAGCCACGCGCGCGCCCGCCCATCGCGTTGATGGGCGGGCCGTTCGCGGCCGCTCAGTAGTGGCAGGTCCAGTCCGTGCCGCAGTAGCCCTGCGCACCCTTGCACGTGCACTGCGAGTCGTCGTCGCAGAACGAGGCAGGGCAGAACGGGCCACCGCCGCCGCCTCCTCCTCCCGAGGTCGAGTACTGGCACGTGTAATCGACGCAGGCCGCGGAGGGAGCCGAGGGACAGGCGTTCACACAGTCCTGATCGGTCTCACAGAAGGACGCATGGCAGATGTACGACGCCTGCGCGGAGCCCGACTCCTCGTTCGCTCTGGCGAAGGAGGAATCCTCGCTGGCGGAGCAGATCGGCTCGCTGGCCGAGGCCGCGCCCAGGGGGAGGAGGAGCATCAACGCACCACGGAGCAGACTGCGCTTGAGAACGGACATCGAATGGCTCTCCTTTCGGCACCGCTGACGCCACGAGCTCATACGCGGCCGTCACGGGCGAGCGGACAACCCTAGCAGAGCCTTCACTGCCCGTGAGGATTCCACTCCCCCCTGGTGCCGGGAGAGGGGCCCGCTCCGGTTCGCGGGCGAGCCCGTGCGAGCGCCACGGTCAGTGCGGTCTGCCGCGCTCGTCGCGATCCGGCAGCCCGAGCTCCCGTGCCGCCTCCCTCATCATGCGCTGCTTCACCTTGTCGGGCGCGCCGTCTTCGCTCGGATGAGGGGGAGCGCCCACGTCCTCGGCCAGACCGCTTCCGCGCCAGCTCTCGGCGGGGGCACTGCTTCCCACCTCCATCCCGAGCGACCGCGTCACGGCACCGGAACGAAGCGCGGGAGCGCCCTGCTTCACGGCGGCGTAGAGGTCCACGAGGGTGGCTCCGACGACCGAGGCGGTGATGGCCGTCTGCCAGGCCCTGTTCGCGCGAGGGAGCCGGAAGGACACCGCCAGGAGCGCGAGATCCAAGGCATCCCCCGCGACGCGCGCCCAGAGCCATTCCCGCCGATGCGGCTGAAGGAGCAGTCCCACCCCGCAGGCGATTTCCCGAAGCCCGAACCCCCGCACCAGCCCGGAGCGCCCACGAGCCCCCAGGACGCGGCAGATGCGCTCCGGGAACACCAGCTCCGTCATTCCAATACCCAGGCTCGCCCACCCGAGAGCCCACGACAGCCGTTCACTCTTCATCCAGGACGCCCTCCTTCCGCCAAGGTGAGGACGCCCGTGGAGCCGGAACAAGCCTCGCGGGGTCCGGGCCCGCGTCCAGCCGTGCGCCAGGCATGCGAGCAGGCATCTGCTCGAGCACGCGGCGGGCGGCCGGGACGTGCCCGCCACCGGGACGGTGTCGCCGGAGGTGGGCCTTGCGCGTCGTCCTGGCCGCATTACTCCAACAGCGCCCGAGTGAGGAGGTGAGACGTATGCGGTGATGCTGGTGACGCTGCTGGCCGACTACATCCGCGGCGCCGCCGGCTGAATCAGCCCTTTCACTCGCGTATCTGGGAAAGGAGGTTCCCTCGTGCCATCCATCATCACGCGCTATGTTTCGACGTTTCCCCTGGTCCGCACCCCGGCCGTCTGGCCCTGGCGGGACTTCGTGCCCTCCCATGACGGGTGGAGCAGCCTCGCGGGCTTTCTGCGGGACTTCGAGGTCGAGGACGCCGCGGGCGAGCTCCGTGTGAGCCTCGCGCTGCCAGGGTATGAGGTGCAGGACATCGAGGTCCGCACCGAGGGCCGGGTCCTCACCGTCCGCGCTACGCGCCGGCGCACGCACGCGTACGGCGGGAGTGTGGAGCAGGTGAACCGCCGCCTCACGCTGCCCGAGGGCGTGGACGCCACGAGGGCCGACGCGACGCTGCGCCACGGCATCCTCACGGTGGCGCTCCCGAAGACGGAGGCGGCCCGGCCCCGAGCCATCCCCGTGCGGGCCTGGCGAGACGGGACTCCGCGGCCCGTGCACACGCTGGACCTGGGCACCGTTACCACCCGGAAGGCGGAGCGCCCCGGCTTCTGGCGGCGGGTGAAGGAGTGGCTCGTGGGGCGTCGGCGCTCCGAGCCCCTCGAGCCCCTTCGGGCAACCGCAACTCGCCCCGACGCTCGATGATCTGCCGGGAGATCCGGAGCGCGGCGATGACGGCCCCTTCCGAGTGACTGTTCTCCGTCGTGTCGCCTCCGATGTAGAGGCGACCTTGGGGACGGCGCAGCTCGGCCGCGAGCTCATCGAAGCGGGAGCGTCCGAGCTCCAGGGGCCAATAGGCCACCGCCTGCGGGTAGACGAAGATCTCCGCGGAGCGGATGTGCTGGCGGACGCCCGGGAAGAGACTGTCGAGGGCCTCGGCACTCTTCTCACGCACCTCGTCGGACGGCAGGTTCATGACCTCGCGCGCGAACCGGGCGTGCAGGAGCAGGGTGAGGACCCGATCCCGAGGCTGCTGCTCGCCCTCCTGGAGCTCCGTCACGTCGTAGATGCTGCCGGCCGGCGAGTCCGACAGCAGCGTCAGGACGTTCTCACCGTTCACCTCCCACAACGAGGACGCCTCGGGGGAGACGCGGAAGTGCACCTTGACGTAGCTCCCCAGCCTCGTCGTCTGGATGGCCTTCCACTTCTCGCGACTGAGCGACGGCGAGAACTGGATCCTCCCCAGGAGGTGGATCGGCACGGTGACCACCACCATCCGCCCGGTGACGTCACGGAACTGGCGGTCGTTCTGGAGGACCCGCAACTTCACGCCCGAGGCCGTCTGCTCGATGGCGGTGACGCGGGCCTGGGTCATGAGCTGGTCGGGACGCAGGCGGGCGGCGAGCGCCTCGGTGAGGAGCGTGTTGCCGCCGAGGACGTGGTAGTTCTTCTCGCCGAAGCCCTCCGGTGAATCCAGGAAGAGACGCATCTCATCGATGCCGTCGAGCGCGGAGATCTTGTCCCACTCGATGGCGATCTCTGGCTCCAGCGTGACGCGGATCCACTCGCTGACCTTGTGCGGAAGTGCGTCGCGGGCGATGAGCTCCGCGAAGCTGATGTGCATGAGCGCGGCCAGCTCCGGCGGCAGAGGCCTTCCCGCCTCATGGCTGGCATGCAGCTGGGAGTAGAGGTTCCAGACCTTGGCGTTCCACTTAAGGAACGCCGCGCGCTCCTCCTCGTTGAAGACTCCCGCGAGATACGTGTCGCGCGCGCCCTCGCCCTGGTAGGGATGGATCTTCCCATCGAGCCGCACGGACGAGTGGGCGACGTCCTCGCTCAAGAGGAGGTTGAGCTCGCGCAGCAGCTTCACCGCGGGGCTGCGCTCGAAGAACTCCTCCATGTGCGCCTCGGCGGTGGAGCCGTCGGAGAAGGTGACCGTCTGGACGCGGCCGCCCAGACGCGGGGCCGCCTCGACGAGCAGCGAGTCGATGCCCGCCTTGTTCAGCTCGTAGGCCAGGGTCAGGCCGGTGAGACCCGCGCCGACGATGACGACGGGAGCGT
This is a stretch of genomic DNA from Archangium violaceum. It encodes these proteins:
- a CDS encoding alpha/beta hydrolase; translation: MKVSTRVVRACWWVVLVLGGGGLAAVLFLACEHMLMKEPADGVPPATGSSEKYEVGRLLARPQPPTVEAPERGLRPLGLGGERDGLLYVPEGYRADRPAPLLVMLHGSRSSAREVLEPWLELADGAGLLLLAPESRVHTWDIVLLDEGFGPDVPFIDRALVYVFERYAVDARHLVLGGFSDGASLALSLGLTNGDLFSHVAAFSPGFVAPAVLRGRPELFISHGSEDPVLPVADCGRSIASRVKDAGYAVRYREFEGPHTVPSDIRREALVWFLTP
- a CDS encoding Gfo/Idh/MocA family protein produces the protein MATPKQAGGQARKRTSKSSRQIGYAVVGLGHFAQDAILPAFKNARKNSRLVALVSGDPQKHRALGKRHGVPVYTYDRYEECLALPEVDAVYIALPNAQHAEYAVRAARAGAHVLCEKPLALDENQCLEMIRAAEESDVKLMTAYRLHFESTNLAAMEAVRKGKIGEPRLFSSSFSFQIQGPNIRIDREAGGGVAWDIGVYCINAARYLFRAEPEEVFAFKARGKDERFAETEEGLSAVLRFPEDRLASFNLSFGAAPTATYQLVGTQGSIRLDNAYEYKGKMTFELEAKGKKQKRTLPQRDQIGPELSYFSDCILKNQEVEPDGWEGLADVRIVRALYTSAETGRPVRLEPFEKRRRPTAEQEQRRPPVEPPEPVNATPPTGG
- a CDS encoding Hsp20/alpha crystallin family protein, producing MPSIITRYVSTFPLVRTPAVWPWRDFVPSHDGWSSLAGFLRDFEVEDAAGELRVSLALPGYEVQDIEVRTEGRVLTVRATRRRTHAYGGSVEQVNRRLTLPEGVDATRADATLRHGILTVALPKTEAARPRAIPVRAWRDGTPRPVHTLDLGTVTTRKAERPGFWRRVKEWLVGRRRSEPLEPLRATATRPDAR